In Theropithecus gelada isolate Dixy unplaced genomic scaffold, Tgel_1.0 HiC_scaffold_15883, whole genome shotgun sequence, a genomic segment contains:
- the LOC112617123 gene encoding complement C1q-like protein 2 isoform X2, which translates to MALGLLIAVPLLLQAAPPGAAHYEMMGTCRMICDPYTAAPGGGPAGAKAQPPGPSTAALEVMQDLSANPPPPFIQGPKGDPGRPGKPGPRGPPGEPGPPGPRGPPGEKGDSGRPGLPGLQLTAGTAGGGEVTSALSATFSGPKIAFYVGLKSPHEGYEVLKFDDVVTNLGNHYDPTTGKFSCQVRGIYFFTYHILMRGGDGTSMWADLCKNGQVRASAIAQDADQNYDYASNSVVLHLDSGDEVYVKLDGGKAHGGNNNKYSTFSGFLLYPD; encoded by the exons ATGGCGCTCGGGCTGCTCATCGCCGTGCCGCTGCTGCTGCAGGCGGCGCCCCCAGGCGCCGCGCATTACGAGATGATGGGTACCTGCCGCATGATCTGCGACCCTTACACTGCCGCACCCGGCGGGGGGCCCGCGGGCGCAAAGGCGCAGCCTCCCGGACCCAGCACGGCCGCCCTGGAAGTCATGCAGGACCTCAGTGCTAACCCTCCGCCTCCCTTCATCCAGGGACCCAAGGGCGACCCGGGGCGACCGGGCAAGCCAGGGCCGCGGGGGCCCCCTGGAGAGCCGGGCCCACCTGGACCCAGGGGCCCTCCGGGAGAGAAGGGCGACTCGGGGCGGCCCGGGCTGCCAGGGCTGCAACTGACGGCGGGCACGGCCGGTGGC GGTGAAGTGACCAGTGCGCTGAGCGCCACCTTCAGCGGCCCCAAGATCGCCTTCTATGTGGGTCTCAAGAGCCCCCACGAAGGCTATGAGGTGCTGAAGTTCGACGACGTTGTCACCAACCTCGGCAATCACTATGACCCCACCACAGGCAAGTTCAGCTGCCAGGTGCGCGGCATCTACTTCTTCACCTACCACATCCTCATGCGCGGCGGCGACGGCACCAGCATGTGGGCGGACCTCTGCAAGAACGGGCAG GTCCGGGCCAGCGCCATTGCACAGGACGCCGACCAGAACTACGACTACGCCAGTAACAGCGTGGTGCTGCACTTGGATTCAGGGGACGAAGTGTATGTGAAGCTGGATGGCGGGAAGGCTCACGGAGGCAATAATAACAAGTACAGCACGTTCTCGGGCTTTCTTCTGTACCCGGATTAG
- the LOC112617123 gene encoding complement C1q-like protein 2 isoform X1, which yields MALGLLIAVPLLLQAAPPGAAHYEMMGTCRMICDPYTAAPGGGPAGAKAQPPGPSTAALEVMQDLSANPPPPFIQGPKGDPGRPGKPGPRGPPGEPGPPGPRGPPGEKGDSGRPGLPGLQLTAGTAGGVGVVGGGAGGAGDSEGEVTSALSATFSGPKIAFYVGLKSPHEGYEVLKFDDVVTNLGNHYDPTTGKFSCQVRGIYFFTYHILMRGGDGTSMWADLCKNGQVRASAIAQDADQNYDYASNSVVLHLDSGDEVYVKLDGGKAHGGNNNKYSTFSGFLLYPD from the exons ATGGCGCTCGGGCTGCTCATCGCCGTGCCGCTGCTGCTGCAGGCGGCGCCCCCAGGCGCCGCGCATTACGAGATGATGGGTACCTGCCGCATGATCTGCGACCCTTACACTGCCGCACCCGGCGGGGGGCCCGCGGGCGCAAAGGCGCAGCCTCCCGGACCCAGCACGGCCGCCCTGGAAGTCATGCAGGACCTCAGTGCTAACCCTCCGCCTCCCTTCATCCAGGGACCCAAGGGCGACCCGGGGCGACCGGGCAAGCCAGGGCCGCGGGGGCCCCCTGGAGAGCCGGGCCCACCTGGACCCAGGGGCCCTCCGGGAGAGAAGGGCGACTCGGGGCGGCCCGGGCTGCCAGGGCTGCAACTGACGGCGGGCACGGCCGGTGGCGTCGGGGTGGTGGGCGGCGGGGCCGGGGGAGCTGGCGACTCCGAGGGTGAAGTGACCAGTGCGCTGAGCGCCACCTTCAGCGGCCCCAAGATCGCCTTCTATGTGGGTCTCAAGAGCCCCCACGAAGGCTATGAGGTGCTGAAGTTCGACGACGTTGTCACCAACCTCGGCAATCACTATGACCCCACCACAGGCAAGTTCAGCTGCCAGGTGCGCGGCATCTACTTCTTCACCTACCACATCCTCATGCGCGGCGGCGACGGCACCAGCATGTGGGCGGACCTCTGCAAGAACGGGCAG GTCCGGGCCAGCGCCATTGCACAGGACGCCGACCAGAACTACGACTACGCCAGTAACAGCGTGGTGCTGCACTTGGATTCAGGGGACGAAGTGTATGTGAAGCTGGATGGCGGGAAGGCTCACGGAGGCAATAATAACAAGTACAGCACGTTCTCGGGCTTTCTTCTGTACCCGGATTAG